A stretch of the Perca fluviatilis chromosome 17, GENO_Pfluv_1.0, whole genome shotgun sequence genome encodes the following:
- the anxa4 gene encoding annexin A4 isoform X2, with amino-acid sequence MAAIGKRGAVTEAAGFNADADVQTLRGAMKGVGTKEAPIIEVLAHRTIAQRQRIKEAYKQAVGKDLAEDLSSELSGNFRSVVLGLLMLAPVYDAYELKYAIKGAGTEEACLIDILASRSNAEIKAINEVYKKEYGNLEADVCGDTSGMFQRVLVSLLTAGRDESDRVDEAQASLDAKDIYEAGEARWGTDEVKFLTVLCVRNRNHLLRVFEEYQKISGRSIEDSIKREMSGCLEEVFLAIVKCIRNKPAFFAERLYKSMKGLGTTDSVLIRIMVARAEIDMLDIKEQFKKMYGKTLYSFIKGDTSGDYRKILLELCGGE; translated from the exons ATTGGAAAGCGTGGAGCAGTGACTGAAGCGGCTGGTTTTAATGCAGACGCTGATGTCCAGACTCTTAGAGGAGCCATGAAAGGAGTCG GCACTAAAGAGGCACCAATCATTGAGGTCCTAGCACACCGTACTATTGCCCAGAGGCAGCGCATCAAAGAGGCCTACAAACAAGCAGTGGGGAAG GACCTGGCTGAGGATCTGTCCTCAGAGCTGAGTGGGAACTTCAGGAGTGTCGTTCTAGGTCTGCTGATGCTGGCGCCTGTGTATGATGCCTACGAGCTGAAATATGCAATAAAG GGAGCAGGAACAGAAGAGGCCTGCCTCATCGATATTCTGGCTTCAAGGTCAAATGCTGAAATAAAAGCCATCAATGAGGTCTACAAGAAAG AATACGGAAACTTGGAAGCCGATGTGTGTGGGGACACATCAGgaatgtttcagagagttttgGTCTCTTTACTCACG GCTGGACGGGATGAAAGCGACCGAGTGGACGAGGCCCAGGCTTCTCTCGATGCCAAG GACATCTATGAGGCTGGTGAGGCTCGATGGGGCACGGACGAGGTCAAATTCCTCACGGTGCTTTGTGTGAGGAACCGAAACCATCTGCTGCGAG tGTTTGAGGAGTACCAGAAGATTTCTGGAAGAAGCATTGAGGACAGCATTAAGAGGGAGATGTCTGGCTGTCTGGAGGAAGTCTTTCTGGCCATTG TGAAATGCATAAGGAACAAGCCAGCGTTCTTTGCAGAGCGATTATACAAATCAATgaag GGGCTGGGCACTACAGATAGTGTCCTCATCAGAATAATGGTTGCGAGGGCGGAGATTGACATGTTGGACATCAAGGAGCAGTTCAAGAAGATGTATGGCAAGACTCTGTACTCCTTCATCAAG GGGGACACATCTGGTGACTACCGCAAAATCCTGCTGGAGCTGTGCGGAGGCGAGTAA
- the anxa4 gene encoding annexin A4 isoform X1 produces the protein MPAFCTSSLEILTHPTMAAIGKRGAVTEAAGFNADADVQTLRGAMKGVGTKEAPIIEVLAHRTIAQRQRIKEAYKQAVGKDLAEDLSSELSGNFRSVVLGLLMLAPVYDAYELKYAIKGAGTEEACLIDILASRSNAEIKAINEVYKKEYGNLEADVCGDTSGMFQRVLVSLLTAGRDESDRVDEAQASLDAKDIYEAGEARWGTDEVKFLTVLCVRNRNHLLRVFEEYQKISGRSIEDSIKREMSGCLEEVFLAIVKCIRNKPAFFAERLYKSMKGLGTTDSVLIRIMVARAEIDMLDIKEQFKKMYGKTLYSFIKGDTSGDYRKILLELCGGE, from the exons ATTGGAAAGCGTGGAGCAGTGACTGAAGCGGCTGGTTTTAATGCAGACGCTGATGTCCAGACTCTTAGAGGAGCCATGAAAGGAGTCG GCACTAAAGAGGCACCAATCATTGAGGTCCTAGCACACCGTACTATTGCCCAGAGGCAGCGCATCAAAGAGGCCTACAAACAAGCAGTGGGGAAG GACCTGGCTGAGGATCTGTCCTCAGAGCTGAGTGGGAACTTCAGGAGTGTCGTTCTAGGTCTGCTGATGCTGGCGCCTGTGTATGATGCCTACGAGCTGAAATATGCAATAAAG GGAGCAGGAACAGAAGAGGCCTGCCTCATCGATATTCTGGCTTCAAGGTCAAATGCTGAAATAAAAGCCATCAATGAGGTCTACAAGAAAG AATACGGAAACTTGGAAGCCGATGTGTGTGGGGACACATCAGgaatgtttcagagagttttgGTCTCTTTACTCACG GCTGGACGGGATGAAAGCGACCGAGTGGACGAGGCCCAGGCTTCTCTCGATGCCAAG GACATCTATGAGGCTGGTGAGGCTCGATGGGGCACGGACGAGGTCAAATTCCTCACGGTGCTTTGTGTGAGGAACCGAAACCATCTGCTGCGAG tGTTTGAGGAGTACCAGAAGATTTCTGGAAGAAGCATTGAGGACAGCATTAAGAGGGAGATGTCTGGCTGTCTGGAGGAAGTCTTTCTGGCCATTG TGAAATGCATAAGGAACAAGCCAGCGTTCTTTGCAGAGCGATTATACAAATCAATgaag GGGCTGGGCACTACAGATAGTGTCCTCATCAGAATAATGGTTGCGAGGGCGGAGATTGACATGTTGGACATCAAGGAGCAGTTCAAGAAGATGTATGGCAAGACTCTGTACTCCTTCATCAAG GGGGACACATCTGGTGACTACCGCAAAATCCTGCTGGAGCTGTGCGGAGGCGAGTAA
- the LOC120544962 gene encoding prolactin-releasing peptide receptor-like, whose translation MEGNHSGFAGSTQPSVSGEQTDGHVYEVAVQNSSTNRSSQFADVALLQMFKPLIIPCYVLVVVVGVFGNYLLIYVICRTRKMYNVTNFFIGNLAFSDMLMCVTCVPFTLAYAFNPHGWVFGRPMCYLVFLIQPVTVYVSVFTLTAIAVDRYYATVHPLKKRTSVSTCASVLTGIWLLSFGLVAPAVSHTYHVEFKEEGFTICEEFWLGKETERRAYAYSTLLVTYVLPLSAVFVSYLCITVKLKKCVAPGHKTQGQAGAQQARKRKIFRLVALLVSAFAVCWLPIHVFNVLRDIDIHLINKRYFLLIQLLCHLCAMSSSCCNPFLYAWLHDRFRTELRKMFKCRRRIGGPANHCAAGVAL comes from the exons ATGGAGGGTAACCACAGTGGCTTTGCTGGAAGCACACAGCCATCTGTGTCCGGAgaacagacagatggacacGTTTATGAGGTTGCGGTGCAGAACAGCTCCACCAACCGCAGCTCCCAGTTTGCCGATGTGGCTCTGCTGCAGATGTTCAAGCCTCTTATCATCCCCTGTTATGTGCTCGTTGTGGTAGTGGGCGTCTTTGGGAATTACCTGCTCATCTATGTCATCTGCCGAACCCGCAAGATGTACAATGTCACCAACTTCTTTATTGGAAACCTGGCCTTCTCCGACATGCTCATGTGTGTGACCTGCGTCCCTTTCACTCTCGCCTACGCCTTCAACCCACACGGTTGGGTTTTTGGCCGCCCAATGTGCTACCTGGTGTTCCTCATCCAACCAGTCACAGTCTATGTTTCAGTGTTCACGCTCACTGCTATTGCTGTGGATAG ATATTATGCAACAGTTCACCCCCTGAAGAAGCGTACCTCTGTGTCTACCTGTGCCTCTGTCCTCACCGGCATCTGGCTGCTGTCCTTCGGGCTTGTGGCTCCAGCAGTCAGCCACACCTACCACGTTGAGTTCAAGGAAGAAGGCTTCACCATTTGTGAGGAATTCTGGTTGggtaaagagacagaaagacgtGCTTATGCATACAGTACCCTGCTGGTCACGTATGTCCTGCCGTTGTCAGCTGTCTTTGTCTCTTATCTCTGTATCACTGTCAAACTAAAGAAGTGTGTTGCACCAGGCCACAAGACACAAGGCCAGGCGGGGGCTCAACAAGCTCGCAAGAGAAAGATCTTTCGCCTGGTTGCACTTTTGGTGTCTGCGTTTGCAGTGTGTTGGCTTCCTATTCATGTATTCAATGTGCTGCGAGACATTGACATTCACCTCATTAACAAGCGCTACTTTTTACTCATCCAACTGCTGTGTCACCTGTGTGCCATGAGCTCATCTTGTTGTAACCCCTTCCTCTATGCTTGGCTACACGACCGCTTCCGCACCGAGTTACGGAAGATGTTCAAGTGCCGTCGTCGCATTGGAGGGCCTGCTAATCACTGTGCTGCCGGTGTGGCCTTGTAA
- the brf2 gene encoding transcription factor IIIB 50 kDa subunit: MSRAGLSCPGCGSSNVVDDNLYCQSQLVCVDCGSVVSEGALVAADDHVGGSDVSYSRSTAVAKKPCMNLIKGIQRVKAICRILRVNSGIEDLSQTYYNLAYQHESFIRVSLQKKEVLAGCCVLVCCRLLNWPITMGTISCLLDADPMVVGMVYQEMVKILNIEPPIINVTEVMEAHSLEYKITSLHVPEEYAESSKDLTKRAVSLVELAADSWIVTGRKPIPIMMAAIYLSWQSLKPNKHRLKCSLEKFCQIAKVNKHRPASKRITEMKKVLCKLGNEIPWVREAVTPDNVVRQVEDILKHRYALLRRALRTHEEALLVECQASCEDSLTEEAAPTQSSALVEQNPNASSVEQCELNAERAQRPGGGDDNPCTVSELHTDIQESQYPTPNWGKRVLFAPPCVTHPRKKRRVEQPELKDVTGDEEISDSEIDSYIRTPREAREFTLTQQLFYESEKS; the protein is encoded by the exons ATGTCTCGTGCGGGTTTGAGCTGCCCGGGCTGCGGCTCCTCAAACGTTGTAGACGATAATCTGTACTGTCAGAGCCAGCTGGTGTGTGTGGACTGCGGCTCTGTGGTGTCCGAAGGAGCTCTGGTCGCCGCCGATGACCACGTCGGAGGTTCAG ATGTCAGCTACAGCCGATCCACCGCTGTGGCCAAAAAGCCGTGTATGAACCTAATAAAAG GTATACAGCGTGTGAAAGCCATATGTCGGATTCTCAGGGTCAACAGTGGGATTGAGGATCTCTCGCAGACTTATTACAACCTAGCCTATCAGCATGAAAGTTTCATCAGAGTGAGCCTCCAGAAGAAAGAGGTTCTCGCTGGTTGCTGTGTGCTTGTATGCTGCAGACTGCTAAATTGGCCCATAACCATGGGAACCATCAGCTGTCTGCTGGATGCCGACCCAATGGTGGTGGGAATGGTTTACCAAGAGATGGTCAAGATTCTCAACATTGAGCCTCCGATCATCAATGTCACAGAAGTGATGGAGGCCCACAGTCTGGA gtACAAAATAACCTCACTTCACGTTCCTGAAGAATATGCCGAAAGCTCTAAGGACTTGACTAAACGTGCCGTGTCCCTGGTGGAGCTGGCAGCAGATTCCTGGATAGTGACTGGCCGTAAGCCCATCCCCATCATGATGGCTGCGATCTATCTGTCCTGGCAGTCCTTAAAACCCAACAAGCATCGCCTGAAATGCTCTCTGGAAAAATTCTGTCAGATTGCCAAAGTGAATAAGCACAGGCCTGCTTCCAAGAGAATAACTGAGATGAAGAAGGTGCTGTGTAAGCTCGGTAATGAGATTCCCTGGGTCAGGGAAGCGGTGACGCCAGACAATGTTGTTCGGCAGGTGGAGGATATTCTAAAGCACAGGTACGCCCTGCTTAGGAGGGCTCTGAGAACCCACGAGGAAGCTCTGCTGGTAGAGTGTCAAGCCAGCTGTGAGGACTCTCTAACTGAGGAGGCTGCCCCCACCCAAAGCTCTGCGCTTGTAGAGCAGAATCCAAATGCATCCTCTGTGGAACAATGTGAACTGAATGCTGAAAGGGCCCAGCGACCAGGAGGTGGAGATGATAATCCATGCACAGTGTCTGAGCTGCACACTGACATCCAGGAGAGCCAATATCCAACCCCAAACTGGGGGAAGAGAGTGCTGTTTGCTCCCCCGTGTGTGACTCATCCTAGGAAGAAAAGGAGAGTGGAGCAGCCTGAGCTCAAGGATGTAACCGGTGACGAGGAAATCTCTGACAGTGAAATTGACTCCTACATCCGCACTCCTCGGGAAGCTCGAGAGTTTACTCTGACACAGCAGCTGTTTTATGAGAGTGAGAAGTCCTAA
- the rab11fip1b gene encoding rab11 family-interacting protein 1, which translates to MSLADLQWCPTSVQVTVLQARGLRIKGKSGTNDAYALMQVGKEKFQTSVVEKSVAPVWKEEAAFDLPPLLPLGGGGGGGGGTERCTLHVQVLHRALMGPDKLLGQAVINLLQLSEDKTRDKTMWFKLLDKTGKADKDRGEVLVDIQFMRNNMTGSMFDLSAAGKSRSRLGKLKDKVRGKKKESDTASNVVPSFTQVLTDSEEEGNQEEDVDKGEKKKKPKMKSLFSTKSNLQRNMSQSMSVLPSKNSSLSGSQSSGLNVDSSEGKKKFKFLIHKRSGSSDSKDSSSGHQKHGAAEQSNLCINGSHVYCEGQPPQTSRIGSNFSLASSGHGSMEDVPESSPSVDSLRAVKQYSPWTEEEEEEEEEEGEHIKEDVGTLRREEEEKIRRQEKELERLAEEKRQEEEEKRIGEEKVKGEEEERIRRQEEERAQEERRQKKEEERLRREEERKRLAKEKRILEEQEKEKVRKEEEERIRREERVEEERRRAEEERVRRQEREEKRTLEEQERRRREEEERIRMEEERAQEERRHKEVERARRQEEQRKLAEEKRRMEEEERIEKEKVRKEEEERIRREEEMAEEERRRQEEKVRIQKEECEENGRLEEQERRQREEEERIKDEEKARREKEDYERLVEKIKLEEEERKRIEAEEKMRQEERIRVEEEMRIKDEEKARREKEDYERLVEKMKLEEEEERKRIEAEEKMRQEERTRVEEEMRKKEEERFRRQEEREKSAEKKRIEQQERIEEERIRMEDRRQEEEETARKENEEHERLVEEKNRQEEQERRRIEEEKIKKEEEKRIRMEEEAEKERTEEEARKLEMEKLIREAEEQKDNQTKPNASGKKPQVAVESPAGIPSNQSDENFSNNPFEKIPDSPAGLDSNTAKMSTIQQRVQSAASLMGSKPVSTDEKNPISTQRERRLAPQPPGGNQAERQAQGEQHGSTPHLAQINKKSKDIKTVLPQRSVQMIAPLSRSPTDTKNTQSMTQSSSTKETSNGAKHSKRPAPSRPHSVEEGLSSDNTGRSSDGDISHECGSGAKQFPIVYGLNPFEDDDEEENVAQEDATTSGNTGSVQWPPVVSQAADKDAASQVKIKSSKARAPALPVTIPDNRACDPESEDISPVHVQEAPLQESQPAAVQSAGEEAGGKKEGPPITLRRLQPVKPLNPLKQQSVSVVPGENDNKSTGILCQVQEKTKVKDTGLKGPYSQLTREELISLVLKQETQLSERDKKISELEQYIDNLLVRVIEEKPSILMSLNSLKKAA; encoded by the exons ATGTCTCTGGCGGATCTGCAGTGGTGTCCCACAAGCGTCCAGGTAACGGTACTCCAAGCCAGAGGCCTGAGGATAAAGGGGAAAAGCGGCACTAACGACGCGTACGCGCTCATGCAGGTGGGCAAGGAGAAGTTTCAGACCTCGGTGGTGGAGAAGAGCGTGGCGCCGGTGTGGAAGGAGGAGGCCGCTTTCGACCTGCCGCCGCTGCTGCCCCTGGGCGGcggaggtggaggtgggggaGGCACGGAACGCTGCACGCTGCATGTCCAAGTCCTGCACCGGGCCCTGATGGGTCCGGACAAACTGCTGGGACAGGCTGTCATCAACCTGCTGCAGCTCAGTGAGGACAAAACCCGCGACAAGACCAT GTGGTTTAAGTTGCTGGACAAGACTGGCAAGgcagacaaagacagaggagaggTGCTTGTGGACATCCAGTTCATGAGAAACAACATGACCGGCAGCATGTTTGACCTCTCCGCTGCCGGCAAATCCAGATCTCGCCTGGGCAAGTTAAAGGACAAAGTGCGTGGCAAGAAAAAGGAATCGGATACTGCGTCTAACGTGGTGCCATCCTTCACCCAGGTTCTGACAGACAGCGAGGAGGAGGGAAACCAGGAGGAAGATGTTGACAAAGgcgagaaaaagaagaaaccaAAGATGAAGTCGTTGTTTTCTACCAAGTCTAACCTGCAGAGGAACATGTCTCAGTCAATGTCTGTTCTGCCTTCGAAGAACTCCTCACTGAGCGGCAGCCAGTCGTCTGGTCTAAATGTGGATTCCTCTGAAG GTAAAAAGAAGTTCAAGTTCTTGATACATAAACGCTCAGGCAGCTCAGACAGCAAAGATTCCTCCTCTGGTCACCAAAAACATGGCGCTGCCGAACAGAGTAACTTGTGCATCAATGGCAGTCATGTATACTGTGAAGGGCAGCCGCCCCAGACGTCTCGCATCGGTTCCAACTTCAGTCTGGCCAGTTCAGGCCACGGATCCATGGAGGATGTCCCTGAAAGTTCTCCATCTGTTGATTCACTGAGGGCAGTGAAGCAATATTCACCatggacagaggaggaggaggaggaggaggaggaggaaggagagcaTATAAAAGAGGATGTGGGTACACTaagaagggaggaagaggaaaaaatTAGGAGACAAGAAAAAGAGCTTGAGAGGTTGGCTGAGGAGAAGAgacaagaggaagaagaaaagaggattgGGGAAGAGAAAGTTaaaggggaggaagaggaacggattaggaggcaggaggaagaaagagctcaggaagagaggaggcaaaaaaaggaagaggagaggctCAGGAGAGAAGAAGAGCGTAAACGATTAGCGAAGGAAAAGAGGATACTAGAGGaacaagaaaaagagaaagttagaaaggaggaagaggagaggatcaggagggaggagagggttgaggaagagaggaggcGAGCGGAAGAGGAGAGGGTGAGAAGACAAGAGCGTGAGGAAAAGAGGACACTTGAGGAACAAGAAAGGAGGcgaagggaggaagaggaaaggattaggatggaggaggaaagggctcaggaagagaggagacacAAGGAAGTGGAGAGAGCAAGGAGACAAGAAGAGCAGCGTAAATTagcagaggaaaagagaagaatggaggaagaagagaggattgaaaaagagaaagttagaaaggaggaagaagagaggatcaggagggaggaggagatggctgaggaagagaggaggagacaagAGGAGAAGGTGAGAATCCAAAAAGAGGAGTGTGAGGAAAACGGGAGGCTTGAAGAACAAGAAAGGAGGCAAAGGGAGGAAGAAGAAAGGATTAAAGATGAAGAGAAGGCTAGGAGGGAAAAGGAAGACTATGAGAGATTAGTAGAGAAAATTAAACtagaggaggaagaaaggaaaaggaTTGAGGCAGAGGAGAAGATGAGACAAGAGGAAAGGATAAGGGTGGAGGAAGAGATGAGGATTAAAGATGAAGAGAAGGCTAGGAGGGAAAAGGAAGACTATGAGAGATTAGTAGAGAAAATGAAActagaagaggaggaagaaaggaaaaggaTTGAGGCAGAGGAGAAGATGAGACAAGAGGAAAGGACAAGGGTGGAGGAAGAGATgaggaagaaagaagaggagaggtTTAGAAGGCAAGAAGAGCGTGAGAAGTctgcagagaaaaagaggatAGAACAACAAGAGAGAATTGAAGAGGAAAGGATTAGGATGGAGGATAGGAgacaagaggaagaggagacagCTAGAAAGGAAAATGAAGAACATGAGAGATTGGTagaggaaaaaaacagacaagagGAACAAGAGAGGAGACGGATTGAGGAAGAGAAGATTaaaaaggaggaagagaagaggattaggatggaggaggaagctGAAAAGGAGAGAACAGAAGAGGAGGCCAGGAAGCTGGAGATGGAGAAGTTAATAAGGGAAGCAGAGGAACAGAAGGACAATCAAACCAAACCCAACGCTTCAGGGAAGAAACCTCAAGTGGCTGTGGAGAGCCCTGCAGGAATCCCTTCTAATCAGTCTGATGAAAACTTTTCAAATAATCCCTTTGAAAAGATTCCCGACTCTCCCGCTGGACTCGACAGCAACACAGCCAAGATGTCAACTATCCAACAAAG GGTTCAATCTGCTGCATCACTGATGGGAAGCAAGCCCGTTTCCACTGATGAAAAGAATCCTATTAGTACTCAACGGGAGAGGCGGTTGGCTCCACAGCCTCCAGGAGGGAATCAAGCTGAGAGACAGGCTCAGGGGGAGCAGCATGGCTCTACGCCACATCTGGCACAAATTAACAAGAAAAGTAAAGACATCAAAACTGTTCTCCCTCAGCGCTCAGTGCAAATGATCGCTCCTCTGAGTAGGTCTCCCACAGATACAAAGAACACCCAGAGCATGACACAAAGTAGTTCCACTAAAGAAACCTCAAATGGAGCCAAACACAGTAAACGTCCTGCGCCGTCTAGACCTCATTCTGTGGAAGAAGGGCTATCATCTGATAACACAGGACGGTCTTCTGATGGCGACATTTCCCATGAATGTGGCTCGGGGGCAAAACAATTCCCTATCGTTTATGGCTTAAATCCATTTGAAGACGACGACGAAGAGGAAAATGTAGCCCAAGAGGATGCAACAACTTCTGGCAATACTGGTTCAGTACAATGGCCTCCAGTCGTGTCCCAAGCTGCTGATAAAGATGCCGCCTCTCAAGTAAAAATCAAATCCTCAAAGGCCCGCGCTCCCGCACTTCCTGTGACCATACCTGATAACCGTGCATGTGACCCCGAGTCAGAGGACATTAGTCCTGTGCATGTCCAGGAGGCTCCACTACAAGAGTCCCAGCCTGCGGCAGTGCAGAGTGCAGGGGAGGAAGCAGGTGGCAAGAAGGAGGGGCCTCCTATTACTTTACGCAG GCTTCAACCTGTAAAACCCCTTAATCCTTTGAAACAGCAGTCTGTTTCAGTAGTTCCAGGGGAAAATGATAACAAGTCCACTGGAATTCTGTGTCAAGTTCAGGAGAAAACAAAg GTAAAGGACACTGGGCTAAAAGGGCCCTACTCCCAGCTGACTCGGGAGGAACTCATCTCTCTGGTGCTCAAACAAGAAACCCAGCTGTCCGAGAGAGACAAAAAGATATCCGAGCTGGAGCAGTACATTGACAACTTGCTTGTGCGCGTCATAGAAGAGAAACCAAGTATTCTCATGTCCCTGAACTCTCTGAAGAAAGCTGCCTAG